The Bacillota bacterium genome segment CCTTCCCTTAAGAAGATTAGACCTTAAGGAAACTACTCTAGAAGACATCTTTGTTAACTTAGTTCAGGGGGAATCCAGATGAGCGGCTTTATCTTTTTTAAAAAAGAAGTCAAAGCGATATTTAAAACCTACCGTATATGGTTAATCCCTTTGATATTTATATTTCTTGGGATACTCAGTCCAGTAACTGCTAAGTTTTTGCCCGCTATTCTAAAGGCGGCTTTGCAGGCTGACTCCACCTCGGGAATATCGCTGCAGGGAATAAAAATACCAGAGCCAACCCCGGTAGATGCCTATCTTCAGTGGCTCAAGAACCTCTCCCAGTTTGGTATGCTTGCACTAATACTTTTGGCGATGGGCCTCGTTGCAGAGGAAAAGGCGCGCGGTACTCTAGCTCTTGTAGTCACTAAACCGGTTTCACGAACATCGATTGTCTTTTCAAAATTTCTTGCGCAGGCAGGATTGTTTGCAATAGCTGCAGCTTTAGGCGTCGGCACTACTTTTTTGTATACGTTTTTACTTTTTGATAAGGCACCCTTCCTGCCACTTGCTCAATCATCAATAGCATTTGGAGTCTATGGGTTATTGATACTGTCAGCAACTATCCTCTTCAGCGTACT includes the following:
- a CDS encoding ABC transporter permease, with translation MSGFIFFKKEVKAIFKTYRIWLIPLIFIFLGILSPVTAKFLPAILKAALQADSTSGISLQGIKIPEPTPVDAYLQWLKNLSQFGMLALILLAMGLVAEEKARGTLALVVTKPVSRTSIVFSKFLAQAGLFAIAAALGVGTTFLYTFLLFDKAPFLPLAQSSIAFGVYGLLILSATILFSVLMKNQLGAGGLGLLSYFTLSILANVGYGFDKYSPGALSAMATKVAAGTHAFSKAYPAIGVSIVLSILIVSTAAFVLERQEL